A region from the Coriobacteriia bacterium genome encodes:
- the amt gene encoding ammonium transporter — protein sequence MDAQVVADTLWVLVAGMLVFFMNLGFGLVESGFCRAKNTVNIISKNFIVFAVATLAFLVLGWGLMFGDGNAFLGLEGLWFVGGADNSPAVGDAYSGVYSSISWAGVPLMAKFFFQLVFAGTAATIVSGAVAERIKYISFMVFSFVLVALVYPVVGHWIWGGGWLAELGFWDFAGSTVVHSVGAWAALAGVLVLGPRLGKYGKDGKVHPIPGHNMTSAMTGALVLWLGWFGFNPGSTMAADPMAISRIVVTTNVAAAAGALAATAVAWVLIGKPDIGMTINGALAGLVGITAGAAFVSVGSSMAIGGIAGGIVVLGVLAFDKLRVDDPVGALAVHGLGGIFGTLAVGLFAQDVHMPGTTGDGLFFGGGTTLLLAQLAGVASVGAAVFTVSLVAWLAIRAVVGLRVSEAEELEGLDIGEHGNRAYPDFVPSGTFGTGTITAAVAASPASAASAAVQTEG from the coding sequence GTGGATGCACAGGTCGTGGCGGACACCCTATGGGTGCTGGTCGCCGGAATGCTCGTGTTCTTCATGAACCTCGGGTTCGGGCTGGTGGAGTCGGGCTTCTGCAGGGCCAAGAACACGGTGAACATCATCTCGAAGAACTTCATCGTGTTCGCGGTGGCGACGCTGGCGTTCCTGGTCCTCGGCTGGGGGCTGATGTTCGGTGACGGTAACGCGTTCCTGGGCCTCGAGGGACTCTGGTTCGTCGGAGGGGCGGACAACAGCCCCGCCGTCGGCGACGCGTACAGCGGCGTCTACTCGTCCATCAGCTGGGCGGGCGTGCCGCTCATGGCGAAGTTCTTCTTCCAGCTCGTCTTCGCGGGGACCGCGGCCACCATCGTCTCGGGCGCCGTGGCGGAGCGGATCAAGTACATCAGCTTCATGGTCTTCTCCTTCGTACTCGTGGCGCTCGTGTATCCGGTGGTCGGTCACTGGATCTGGGGCGGCGGCTGGCTCGCCGAGCTGGGCTTCTGGGACTTCGCGGGATCGACGGTCGTGCACTCCGTCGGCGCCTGGGCCGCCCTCGCCGGCGTGCTCGTGCTCGGACCGCGTCTGGGCAAGTACGGCAAGGACGGCAAGGTGCATCCGATCCCGGGTCACAACATGACCTCGGCGATGACGGGCGCGTTGGTGCTCTGGCTGGGCTGGTTCGGATTCAACCCCGGGAGCACGATGGCGGCGGACCCGATGGCGATCTCGCGGATCGTGGTCACCACGAACGTGGCGGCCGCGGCGGGCGCGCTCGCGGCGACGGCCGTCGCGTGGGTGCTCATCGGCAAGCCGGACATCGGCATGACGATCAACGGCGCGCTGGCCGGTCTCGTGGGGATCACTGCGGGAGCCGCGTTCGTGAGCGTCGGGAGCTCGATGGCGATCGGCGGTATCGCCGGCGGTATCGTCGTGCTGGGAGTGCTGGCCTTCGACAAGCTGCGGGTCGACGACCCGGTGGGCGCGCTGGCGGTGCACGGCCTGGGCGGCATCTTCGGCACGCTCGCGGTGGGCCTGTTCGCACAAGACGTCCACATGCCCGGAACGACAGGGGACGGGCTGTTCTTCGGAGGGGGGACGACGCTGCTGCTCGCCCAGCTCGCGGGCGTCGCCTCGGTCGGCGCGGCCGTGTTCACCGTCTCGCTCGTGGCCTGGCTCGCGATAAGGGCGGTCGTCGGCCTGCGCGTGAGCGAGGCGGAGGAACTCGAGGGCCTCGATATCGGCGAGCACGGTAACCGCGCTTACCCCGACTTCGTCCCGAGCGGGACGTTCGGGACGGGGACGATCACGGCGGCCGTGGCGGCCTCTCCGGCTTCTGCGGCCTCCGCCGCCGTGCAGACCGAGGGCTGA
- the uvrA gene encoding excinuclease ABC subunit UvrA, translated as MPLDRLSIRGAREHNLKGFDLDIPRDRLVVITGLSGSGKSSLAFDTVYAEGQRRYVESLSAYARQFLGQMSKPDVDHIDGLSPAVSIDQKTTSRNPRSTVGTVTEIYDYLRLLFARVGVPHCPICMTRIERQTPEQIVDRISELPAGTRFQVLAPVVRGRKGEFGKLLDDLRREGFTRVRVDGAVRELSEDVKLGKKYRHDIDVVVDRLVMKDGIRTRLADSVEMALRLADGNVCVAVVDGDEETYSQALACPVHGVSMDELAPRDFSFNSPYGACPDCAGLGSRLEVDPDLVVPDPTLTLDEGAIKPFASGLNYYPQLVAAAARHLGADVDTSWEKLPADVRRALLQGLGDERIRVDYVTRDGRETHWYSKYEGAMNSVLRRFGETDSEGVKDKLREYMALIPCRTCHGARLKPEILAVTFGGKNIHEVTAMSAAASLHFFSHVELTERQHHIADRVIKEIVERLRFLVDVGLDYLTLERATGTLSGGEAQRIRLATQIGSGLMGVLYILDEPSIGLHQRDNARLIATLERLRDVGNTVIVVEHDEETIRAADFVVDMGPGAGEHGGGIVCVGRPEEVLECEESLTGAYLSGRRSIAVPERRRGDGGRGAVRLLGAAEHNLKGIDVEFPLGKLTVVTGVSGSGKSSLVTDTLAPALSNVVYRGRKRAGKHRALEGAAAIDKVVDIDQSPIGRTPRSNPATYTGVWDDIRALYASTPEAKARGYAQGRFSFNVKGGRCEACKGDGQIKIEMHFLPDVYVPCEVCKGARYNRETLQVTYKGKDVSDILDMTVEEALHFFENIPPVARKLQTLFDVGLGYIRLGQPATTLSGGEAQRVKLASELQRRSTGRTFYILDEPTTGLHFDDVRQLLLVLQRLVEGGNTVLVIEHNLDVVKSADWIVDLGPEGGDRGGEVVVSGTPEQVAACAGSHTGRFLRPVLEGRGATVAPELSAGRA; from the coding sequence GTGCCCCTGGACCGTCTGTCAATACGCGGGGCCCGCGAGCACAACCTCAAGGGCTTCGACCTCGACATCCCTCGCGACCGCCTCGTCGTGATCACCGGGCTGTCGGGCTCGGGCAAGTCGTCGCTTGCGTTCGACACCGTCTACGCCGAGGGTCAGCGGCGCTACGTGGAGTCGCTCTCGGCGTACGCCCGGCAGTTCCTCGGGCAGATGAGCAAGCCCGACGTGGACCACATCGACGGCCTCTCGCCGGCGGTCTCGATCGACCAGAAGACGACGTCGCGGAACCCGCGCTCCACGGTGGGCACGGTGACCGAGATCTACGACTACCTGCGCCTGCTGTTCGCGCGCGTGGGCGTCCCCCACTGCCCGATCTGCATGACGAGGATCGAGCGGCAGACGCCCGAGCAGATCGTCGACCGCATCTCCGAGCTCCCTGCGGGCACCAGGTTCCAGGTGCTGGCGCCGGTCGTCCGGGGACGCAAGGGCGAGTTCGGCAAGCTGCTGGACGACCTGCGCCGGGAGGGCTTCACGCGGGTGCGCGTGGACGGCGCCGTGCGCGAGCTCTCCGAGGACGTCAAGCTCGGCAAGAAGTACCGCCACGACATCGACGTGGTCGTGGACCGGCTCGTGATGAAGGACGGCATACGGACGCGTCTGGCGGACAGCGTGGAGATGGCCCTGCGGCTCGCCGACGGCAACGTGTGCGTGGCGGTGGTGGACGGCGACGAGGAGACTTACTCGCAGGCGCTCGCCTGCCCCGTGCACGGCGTTTCCATGGACGAGCTCGCTCCTCGGGACTTCTCGTTCAACAGCCCGTACGGCGCCTGCCCGGACTGCGCGGGGCTGGGCAGCCGGCTCGAGGTGGACCCCGACCTCGTCGTGCCGGACCCGACGCTCACGCTGGACGAGGGCGCGATCAAGCCGTTCGCCAGCGGACTGAACTACTACCCGCAGCTGGTCGCCGCCGCCGCTAGGCACCTCGGCGCCGACGTCGACACGTCCTGGGAGAAGCTCCCTGCCGACGTGCGCCGCGCTCTGCTGCAGGGCCTGGGCGACGAGCGCATCCGCGTCGACTACGTGACCCGCGACGGGCGCGAGACGCACTGGTACTCCAAGTACGAGGGCGCGATGAACTCCGTGTTGCGCCGCTTCGGCGAGACCGACTCCGAGGGGGTCAAGGACAAGCTCCGGGAGTACATGGCACTCATCCCCTGCCGGACGTGCCACGGAGCGAGGCTCAAGCCCGAGATCCTCGCCGTGACGTTCGGCGGCAAGAACATCCACGAGGTCACAGCGATGTCGGCTGCGGCCTCCCTGCATTTCTTCAGCCATGTCGAGCTCACCGAGCGGCAGCATCACATCGCCGACCGCGTCATCAAGGAGATCGTGGAGAGGTTGCGGTTCCTCGTCGACGTCGGACTGGACTACCTGACCCTGGAGCGCGCGACGGGCACCCTGTCGGGAGGCGAGGCGCAGCGCATCCGGCTCGCCACCCAGATAGGCAGCGGGCTGATGGGCGTGCTCTACATCCTCGACGAGCCCTCGATCGGGCTGCACCAGCGCGACAACGCCCGGCTGATAGCAACGCTGGAGCGGCTGCGCGACGTGGGCAACACCGTGATCGTGGTCGAGCACGACGAGGAGACGATACGCGCGGCGGACTTCGTGGTGGACATGGGGCCGGGCGCCGGAGAGCACGGCGGCGGGATCGTGTGCGTGGGACGGCCCGAGGAGGTCCTGGAGTGCGAGGAGTCGCTCACCGGCGCCTACCTGTCCGGGCGGCGCTCCATCGCCGTGCCCGAGCGGCGGCGGGGGGATGGCGGGCGCGGCGCCGTCCGGCTCCTCGGCGCGGCGGAGCACAACCTGAAGGGGATAGACGTCGAGTTCCCGCTGGGGAAGCTCACCGTGGTGACGGGCGTCTCGGGGTCGGGGAAGAGCTCGCTCGTGACGGACACTCTCGCCCCGGCACTCTCCAACGTCGTCTACCGCGGGCGCAAGCGCGCCGGCAAGCACCGGGCGCTGGAGGGCGCGGCCGCCATCGACAAGGTCGTGGACATCGACCAGTCGCCCATCGGGCGCACGCCGCGCAGCAACCCGGCCACCTACACCGGCGTGTGGGACGACATCCGGGCGTTGTACGCCTCGACGCCGGAGGCCAAGGCGCGCGGCTACGCGCAGGGGCGGTTCTCCTTCAACGTCAAGGGCGGGCGTTGCGAGGCGTGCAAGGGTGACGGTCAGATCAAGATCGAGATGCACTTCCTGCCCGACGTGTACGTGCCCTGCGAGGTCTGCAAGGGCGCGCGGTACAATCGTGAGACGCTGCAGGTGACCTACAAGGGCAAGGACGTGAGCGACATCCTCGACATGACCGTGGAGGAGGCGCTGCACTTCTTCGAGAACATCCCGCCCGTCGCCCGCAAGCTCCAGACGCTGTTCGACGTCGGTCTGGGCTACATCCGCCTGGGTCAGCCCGCCACGACGCTCTCCGGCGGCGAGGCCCAGCGCGTCAAGCTCGCCAGCGAGCTGCAGCGGCGCAGCACCGGCCGCACCTTCTACATCCTCGACGAGCCGACGACCGGGCTTCACTTCGACGACGTGCGCCAGCTGCTGCTCGTGCTGCAGCGCCTCGTGGAAGGAGGCAACACGGTGCTGGTGATCGAGCACAACCTGGACGTGGTGAAGTCGGCGGACTGGATCGTGGACCTCGGCCCCGAGGGCGGAGACCGCGGCGGGGAGGTCGTCGTGTCGGGCACGCCGGAGCAGGTGGCCGCGTGCGCGGGCTCGCACACGGGGCGCTTCCTGCGCCCGGTGCTGGAAGGCCGCGGCGCCACCGTCGCGCCGGAGCTGTCCGCGGGGAGGGCGTAG
- the uvrC gene encoding excinuclease ABC subunit UvrC — MAGGPGARRAYPRRVPGGVAVDAPTLREQLSRVPDAPGVYLWKDAGGEVLYVGKAKQLRSRMRSYLAARHPDRPAIEQMMGMVTGFDYVVTENEVESLILESNLIKQFAPPYNVAYRDDKTYPFIAVGTGDPYPAIKYTRERHRPGTRYFGPYTDARAARETIDVVRRIYPVCSAACVEWKRLAARGEPAGKACFDFHVGRGPGACTGEVDRGEYRAQVDKVVAFLSGRHAGVAEELEREMLDAAEALEFERAARFRNSLEAVKKVLERQKVVSARRLDADVFGIFREETIAGVHAFVVREGRVLIGNEFVLDKGLDIGEPELVEGFLLRYYGTTPEIPREVVVPALPEDPGAMEEWLSERRGTRVRLTVPRRGEKRRLLEMAATNARHTLARYVHRTRYDEERSNAALLQLESALALPAPPMRIECVDVSTLHGRQSVASLVVFEAGRPVPGAYRRFRIRMPSEEADDVAMMGEALRRRFARHGAGDRRFARGLPDLLIVDGGRPQLGAARAALADVGVAVPVAALAKREEELFAPGFDEPVVLPPGSASLYLVKRIRDEAHRFAVAYHRKLRGKAMTASALDDVPGVGPARKRALLRAFGSLKRLREASAAEIAQRARVPLEVAEDVRRAILSTSVERTADEPEGSQ; from the coding sequence ATGGCTGGTGGACCCGGCGCGCGTCGGGCGTATCCTCGCCGAGTTCCCGGCGGGGTAGCCGTGGACGCTCCCACCCTGCGCGAGCAGCTCTCGAGGGTGCCCGACGCCCCCGGCGTGTACCTGTGGAAGGACGCCGGCGGAGAGGTGCTCTACGTCGGCAAGGCCAAGCAGCTCCGTTCGCGGATGCGCAGCTACCTGGCCGCCCGCCACCCCGACCGCCCGGCCATCGAGCAGATGATGGGGATGGTGACCGGCTTCGACTACGTGGTGACGGAGAACGAGGTAGAGAGCCTCATCCTGGAGAGCAACCTCATCAAGCAGTTCGCGCCGCCGTACAACGTCGCCTACCGCGACGACAAGACGTATCCGTTCATCGCTGTCGGCACCGGTGACCCATACCCGGCGATCAAGTACACCCGCGAGAGGCACCGCCCCGGCACGCGCTACTTCGGCCCCTACACCGACGCCCGTGCGGCTCGCGAGACCATCGACGTCGTGCGCCGCATCTACCCGGTGTGCAGCGCCGCGTGCGTCGAGTGGAAGCGGCTGGCCGCGCGAGGCGAGCCCGCGGGCAAGGCGTGCTTCGACTTCCATGTCGGCAGAGGACCGGGCGCCTGCACGGGGGAGGTCGACCGCGGCGAGTACCGCGCCCAGGTCGACAAGGTGGTCGCGTTCCTGTCCGGGCGACACGCGGGCGTGGCCGAGGAGCTCGAGCGCGAGATGCTCGACGCGGCGGAGGCGCTGGAATTCGAGCGCGCCGCGCGCTTCCGCAACTCCCTGGAGGCCGTGAAGAAGGTGCTCGAGCGGCAGAAGGTCGTCTCGGCCCGAAGGCTGGACGCCGACGTCTTCGGCATCTTCCGCGAGGAGACGATCGCGGGCGTCCACGCCTTCGTGGTGCGCGAGGGCCGTGTGCTCATCGGCAACGAGTTCGTGCTCGACAAGGGGCTCGACATCGGGGAGCCGGAGCTCGTGGAAGGCTTCCTGCTGCGCTACTACGGGACGACCCCGGAGATCCCCCGCGAGGTGGTCGTGCCCGCGCTGCCCGAGGATCCCGGTGCGATGGAGGAGTGGCTGTCCGAGCGGCGCGGCACGCGCGTCCGCCTGACGGTCCCGCGCCGCGGCGAGAAGAGGCGCCTGCTGGAGATGGCGGCGACCAACGCCCGGCACACGCTCGCGCGCTACGTGCACCGGACGCGCTACGACGAGGAGCGCTCGAACGCGGCGCTCCTCCAGCTGGAGAGCGCGCTTGCGCTGCCCGCCCCTCCCATGCGGATCGAGTGCGTGGACGTCTCGACCCTGCACGGCCGCCAATCGGTGGCCTCGCTCGTGGTGTTCGAGGCCGGCCGCCCGGTGCCCGGCGCGTACCGCCGCTTCCGGATCCGCATGCCCTCCGAGGAGGCCGACGACGTGGCGATGATGGGCGAGGCGCTGCGGCGGAGGTTCGCGCGGCACGGCGCGGGAGACCGGCGCTTCGCCCGCGGCCTACCCGACCTGCTGATCGTGGACGGCGGCAGGCCGCAGCTCGGCGCCGCTCGCGCGGCTCTCGCCGACGTCGGGGTCGCCGTCCCCGTCGCCGCGCTGGCCAAGCGCGAGGAGGAGCTGTTCGCGCCCGGGTTCGACGAGCCGGTCGTCCTGCCTCCGGGCTCCGCCTCGCTCTACCTCGTGAAGCGTATCCGCGACGAGGCGCACCGGTTCGCCGTCGCCTACCACCGGAAGCTCCGCGGCAAGGCGATGACCGCCAGCGCGCTGGACGACGTGCCCGGCGTCGGGCCGGCGCGGAAGAGGGCGCTGCTGCGGGCGTTCGGCTCCCTGAAGCGCCTGCGCGAGGCCTCCGCCGCCGAGATCGCCCAGCGCGCCCGCGTCCCGCTGGAGGTCGCCGAGGACGTCCGTCGCGCTATACTCTCCACCAGCGTGGAACGCACCGCCGACGAGCCCGAGGGGAGTCAGTGA
- a CDS encoding phage holin family protein, producing the protein MRFLVRLLVSALVIFGVAYLFEGALLELDPADAFGTALVAAIVLAVVNATLKPIAHLVSLPVTLLTLGLFALVVNAAMLYVVAWAVPGLDLVGFWQTVLAALLISIATSVLTKLLASEGGRR; encoded by the coding sequence ATGAGGTTCCTCGTCCGCTTGCTCGTCTCGGCGCTCGTCATCTTCGGCGTCGCGTACCTCTTCGAGGGCGCGCTGCTCGAGCTCGACCCCGCCGACGCGTTCGGCACCGCGCTCGTGGCGGCGATCGTGCTCGCGGTCGTCAACGCCACGCTCAAGCCGATCGCGCACCTCGTCTCGCTGCCGGTCACGCTGCTGACGCTGGGCCTGTTCGCGCTGGTGGTGAACGCGGCGATGCTGTACGTCGTGGCGTGGGCGGTTCCCGGCCTGGACCTCGTCGGCTTCTGGCAGACCGTCCTGGCCGCGCTCCTGATATCCATCGCGACGTCGGTGCTCACCAAGCTGCTCGCCTCCGAGGGGGGCCGGCGATGA
- the rapZ gene encoding RNase adapter RapZ produces the protein MSPGRPAGPPPDGGPAGVEEAVARSGPQFVVVTGMSGAGRSQAIHTFEDFGYFCIDNLPPAFIRQMVELTSLPGSKIRRVAVACDVRGREFFDQLSGELQALEEGGVEFHLLYLEADDETLVRRFKETRRRHPLEEAGSIVDAIAAEREALAEIRGRSGVVIDTSEMRPSDLREAIRDEFFSGNLRATLSVTVSSFGFKYGLPIDADIVMDVRFLPNPYYDPDLRPLTGTEEPVREYVLSRGETKTFLDRWFALLDALMPGYLAEGKTHLSIAMGCTGGMHRSVCLAEETASHLRRKGFRVSVSHRDIGKDRLAR, from the coding sequence ATGAGCCCGGGCCGCCCGGCCGGCCCGCCGCCGGACGGGGGACCGGCCGGCGTGGAGGAGGCCGTCGCTCGCTCGGGTCCTCAGTTCGTGGTCGTCACCGGGATGTCCGGCGCGGGACGGAGCCAGGCCATCCACACGTTCGAGGACTTCGGGTACTTCTGCATCGACAACCTGCCGCCGGCGTTCATCCGTCAGATGGTGGAGCTCACGAGCCTCCCCGGCAGCAAGATCCGCCGCGTCGCCGTGGCCTGCGACGTGCGCGGCCGCGAGTTCTTCGATCAGCTCTCGGGCGAGCTGCAGGCGCTGGAGGAGGGCGGCGTCGAGTTCCACCTGCTCTACCTCGAAGCCGACGACGAGACGCTCGTGAGGCGCTTCAAGGAGACGCGCCGCCGCCACCCGCTGGAGGAGGCAGGCTCGATCGTGGACGCCATCGCGGCGGAACGCGAGGCACTGGCCGAGATCCGGGGCCGTTCCGGGGTGGTCATCGACACGAGCGAGATGCGGCCGTCCGACCTGCGCGAGGCGATCCGCGATGAGTTCTTCTCCGGCAACCTGCGCGCGACGCTGTCGGTCACCGTCTCGTCCTTCGGCTTCAAGTACGGACTGCCCATCGACGCGGACATCGTGATGGACGTGCGCTTCCTCCCGAACCCCTACTACGACCCCGATCTCAGACCGCTCACCGGCACCGAGGAGCCGGTACGCGAGTACGTGCTGTCGCGCGGCGAGACCAAGACGTTCCTGGACCGCTGGTTCGCGCTGCTGGACGCGCTGATGCCCGGGTACCTGGCGGAGGGCAAGACGCACCTCTCGATCGCCATGGGCTGCACCGGAGGCATGCACCGCAGTGTCTGCCTCGCCGAGGAGACGGCGTCGCACCTCCGCCGCAAGGGCTTCAGGGTGAGCGTCAGCCATCGCGACATCGGCAAGGACAGGCTGGCGCGATGA
- a CDS encoding YvcK family protein encodes MTGGSRRAVALGGGTGMPVVLSCLVELGFRTTAVVTAADDGGSSGMLRRELGILPPGDARNCLIALAEPGNALAEVFRYRFPRGEGLAGHALGNLIIAALADIEGGFAEALAEAGELLRARGRVLPSTLDDVALHAEDRSGRPLSGQANIARSASAVSRVALDPPSPRAYAPAVEAIESADAVVIGPGSLFTSIIPNVLVPGIVDALRRTRAKRLYVCNVANQRGETAGMDAYGHVKALREHGVDGALDAVLVNDAARLGRRLLQSDTEVDVVDAGRDVVERIRREGVAVTVADVAAEDDCRHHSKAKLARALEEVL; translated from the coding sequence ATGACCGGCGGCTCGAGGCGTGCGGTGGCGCTGGGCGGCGGCACGGGGATGCCCGTGGTGCTGTCGTGTCTGGTCGAGCTGGGCTTCCGGACGACCGCCGTCGTCACGGCCGCCGACGACGGGGGCTCCTCGGGCATGCTCCGGCGCGAGCTGGGCATCCTGCCCCCCGGCGACGCGCGGAACTGCCTGATCGCCCTAGCCGAGCCCGGAAACGCGCTGGCCGAGGTCTTCCGGTACCGCTTCCCTCGAGGCGAAGGGCTCGCAGGCCATGCGCTCGGCAACCTCATCATCGCCGCGCTGGCCGACATCGAAGGCGGTTTCGCCGAGGCGCTGGCCGAGGCCGGCGAGCTGCTGCGCGCGCGCGGCCGCGTCCTGCCGTCCACGCTGGACGACGTCGCGCTGCATGCCGAGGACCGATCGGGCCGACCCCTGAGCGGACAGGCGAACATCGCGCGGAGCGCCTCGGCGGTCTCGCGCGTGGCGTTGGACCCGCCCTCGCCGCGGGCGTACGCGCCGGCAGTGGAGGCGATCGAGTCCGCCGACGCGGTGGTGATCGGACCGGGCTCGCTGTTCACCAGCATCATCCCCAACGTGCTCGTCCCCGGCATCGTGGATGCGTTGAGGCGCACGCGGGCGAAGCGCCTGTACGTGTGCAACGTCGCGAACCAGCGCGGCGAGACGGCCGGCATGGACGCTTACGGGCACGTGAAGGCACTGCGCGAACACGGGGTCGACGGCGCGCTGGACGCCGTGCTCGTGAACGACGCCGCGCGTCTCGGCCGGCGCCTCCTGCAAAGCGACACGGAGGTCGATGTCGTGGACGCGGGGCGGGACGTCGTCGAGCGGATCCGGCGCGAAGGGGTCGCCGTGACCGTGGCGGACGTCGCGGCCGAGGACGACTGCCGCCACCACTCCAAGGCGAAGCTGGCGCGCGCACTCGAGGAGGTCCTCTGA
- the whiA gene encoding DNA-binding protein WhiA, producing MSFTAEVKEELSRVAPRRGCCPKAELSALVRVEGALHIAGEGRYRLEIATETAPVARKTIKLLHELYDLKTELTVRRSVLHKANNYLITVPSQPRLRAALADLGVLAERGGIGYGVPSALVKRDCCAMAFLRGAFLGGGFVADPHGDFHFELTAETERLAEDLAGLMERFGIDARVTRRRGLYAVYLKGAEPIVTFLALAGAHRALLQTEDVRVIKSMRNEVNRLVNAETANLQKTADAALAQVSAIRAVAEERGLDALPPALRELARLRLEHPDVSLRELGELADPPLSKSAVYHRIRRLEEIAGEIAGSSGGGKRGRERRG from the coding sequence GTGTCGTTCACCGCCGAGGTCAAGGAGGAGCTCTCGCGAGTAGCCCCGCGGCGCGGCTGTTGTCCGAAGGCGGAGCTCTCCGCGCTGGTGCGGGTGGAAGGCGCCCTGCACATCGCCGGGGAGGGACGGTACCGGCTGGAGATCGCCACCGAGACCGCGCCGGTGGCGCGCAAGACGATCAAGCTGCTCCACGAGCTCTACGACCTGAAGACCGAGCTCACCGTTCGCCGCTCGGTGCTGCACAAGGCGAACAACTACCTCATCACCGTGCCCAGCCAGCCCAGGTTGCGAGCGGCCTTGGCCGACCTGGGCGTACTCGCCGAACGCGGGGGCATCGGGTACGGCGTCCCCTCCGCGCTCGTCAAGCGCGACTGCTGCGCGATGGCGTTCCTGCGCGGCGCCTTCCTCGGAGGGGGCTTCGTGGCCGACCCGCACGGGGACTTCCACTTCGAGCTCACGGCCGAGACCGAGCGTCTCGCCGAGGACCTCGCCGGGCTGATGGAGCGGTTCGGCATCGACGCGCGGGTCACGCGGCGGCGCGGGCTGTATGCGGTGTACCTGAAGGGAGCGGAGCCCATCGTGACGTTCCTCGCGCTCGCCGGTGCGCATCGCGCGCTGCTGCAGACCGAGGACGTGCGGGTCATCAAGAGCATGCGCAACGAGGTCAACCGTCTGGTGAACGCCGAGACGGCGAACCTGCAGAAGACGGCGGACGCCGCCCTGGCCCAGGTCTCGGCCATACGCGCCGTCGCCGAGGAGCGAGGACTGGACGCTCTGCCGCCGGCGCTGCGGGAGCTGGCCCGCCTCAGGCTGGAGCACCCCGACGTCTCCTTGCGCGAGCTCGGGGAGCTCGCGGACCCGCCGCTGTCGAAATCGGCGGTGTATCATCGGATTCGCCGTCTCGAGGAGATCGCCGGGGAGATAGCGGGCTCGTCGGGGGGCGGGAAGCGGGGACGCGAGCGCAGAGGATGA
- the gap gene encoding type I glyceraldehyde-3-phosphate dehydrogenase: MAIRIGINGFGRIGRLVFRACEGDPGIEVVAVNDLTDAETLAHLLKYDSIHGVFDRGVEAADSAFSVGGREVKVLAERDPGALPWADLGVDVVVESTGLFTDATKARAHIDSGGARKVIISAPAKNEDITVVLGVNDDAYDPSSHHVVSNASCTTNCLAPVAKVLMDAFGVKRGFMNTIHSYTNDQRILDLPHSDLRRARAAALSMIPTSTGAAKAIGLVLPTMKGKLDGFSIRVPTPDGSVVDLTAELESEVTADEVNAAMKAAADGPMSGILEYTEDPIVSVDVVGNPASSVFDAQATMVMGGTGDFVKILSWYDNEWGYSNRVADLAKRVLP; encoded by the coding sequence TTGGCGATTCGTATCGGCATCAACGGGTTCGGCCGCATCGGAAGGCTGGTCTTCCGCGCGTGCGAGGGGGACCCGGGGATCGAGGTGGTGGCGGTCAACGACCTGACCGATGCCGAGACCCTGGCTCACCTGCTGAAGTACGACTCGATCCACGGCGTGTTCGACCGCGGCGTGGAGGCGGCCGACTCGGCCTTCAGCGTCGGGGGCCGCGAGGTGAAGGTGCTGGCCGAGCGCGACCCCGGTGCGCTTCCCTGGGCGGACCTGGGCGTGGACGTCGTGGTGGAGTCCACGGGGCTGTTCACCGACGCCACCAAGGCGCGCGCGCACATCGACTCCGGCGGAGCCCGGAAGGTCATCATCTCCGCGCCCGCGAAGAACGAGGACATCACGGTGGTCCTCGGCGTGAACGACGACGCGTACGACCCGTCTTCGCACCACGTCGTCTCCAACGCCTCCTGCACGACGAACTGCCTCGCGCCCGTGGCCAAGGTCCTGATGGACGCGTTCGGGGTGAAGCGCGGCTTCATGAACACGATCCACAGCTACACCAACGACCAACGCATCCTCGACCTGCCCCACTCCGACCTGCGGCGCGCCCGGGCCGCCGCGCTCTCCATGATCCCGACCTCCACGGGCGCGGCCAAGGCGATCGGGCTCGTGCTGCCCACCATGAAGGGCAAGCTCGATGGCTTCTCCATCCGCGTCCCGACGCCGGACGGCTCGGTCGTCGACCTCACCGCGGAACTCGAGAGCGAGGTCACCGCAGACGAGGTCAACGCCGCCATGAAGGCCGCCGCCGATGGACCGATGTCCGGGATCCTCGAGTACACCGAGGACCCGATAGTCTCGGTGGACGTCGTCGGGAACCCCGCGTCCTCGGTGTTCGACGCCCAGGCCACGATGGTGATGGGCGGGACGGGCGACTTCGTGAAGATCCTGTCCTGGTACGACAACGAGTGGGGGTACAGCAACCGGGTGGCGGACCTGGCGAAGAGGGTGCTGCCGTAG